One Candidatus Atribacteria bacterium genomic window carries:
- a CDS encoding TRAP transporter fused permease subunit, which yields MTSIRTDKKNIFNRTSVLFWGGLLFAIAQLTLPIFLSLIDLQLRAIHIILGISLASLAFPYGKSKVEQTKLSIWDLFVIVVIVAANVNTFLKAMQIYMVPGSASTIDLIIGSALILIILDAARRSVGWAIPIFVALLFLYVLAGPVMPGMWRLAGLSWKFVINSVYFSPLGIYGSITGMSATFIGMFIIFGALISGAGGGKTFIDLALALTGRYRGGPAKTAVVSSALFGSISGSGVANVSVTGNYTIPLMKRLGYDPDFAAGVEAIASTGGGITPPIMSVAAFIMAEFLGLPYMKIIGYALIPCLLYYTGIFAGVHFETIRCGLAAVPKSEIPSWKSILTFKRLASLVIPTGVLLYFIAKGVPLVFAGFYACVAIVIVFLLSNLSLSGAKETIIQIGKGLSEGGLGLAKIVPILVSVNILVNMIGITGIAPKLSGLILDIGGENLFLALFIATIIPFLLGTSLPVVPTYILSLSILAPSLLELGIDEITVHLFFIYWAILGGVTPPTCTQAIVAAGIAKSNWFKTAIVAVKLGIVAFIIPYFFVLNPALVARGDFLIVIICSVSAFIGAIMMAFGFFARIDSHFHLILRILFVGSGLLLMYPNYTLSAIGFLIGVPLFLFQSSINKKLDTVDA from the coding sequence ATGACATCAATTCGAACGGATAAAAAAAATATATTTAACAGAACCAGCGTATTGTTTTGGGGTGGATTACTATTTGCTATTGCTCAATTAACACTTCCTATTTTTTTATCTTTAATAGATTTGCAATTGAGGGCGATTCATATTATTTTAGGTATTTCACTTGCCTCATTAGCTTTCCCTTACGGTAAATCAAAGGTAGAACAAACGAAGCTTTCCATTTGGGATTTATTTGTCATTGTGGTAATAGTAGCCGCTAATGTCAATACATTTTTAAAGGCTATGCAGATTTATATGGTTCCTGGAAGTGCTTCTACCATTGATTTAATTATAGGCTCGGCTTTAATTTTAATCATTCTTGATGCAGCTCGTAGGTCAGTAGGATGGGCTATACCAATATTTGTTGCACTTTTGTTTCTCTATGTCTTAGCTGGTCCAGTAATGCCGGGGATGTGGAGGTTAGCAGGCCTATCCTGGAAATTTGTTATTAATTCAGTCTATTTTTCCCCATTAGGTATTTATGGAAGCATTACCGGAATGTCGGCAACTTTTATTGGTATGTTTATCATTTTTGGTGCCCTTATCTCTGGTGCCGGCGGGGGAAAGACCTTTATTGATCTTGCTCTCGCCCTAACTGGGCGGTATCGCGGCGGACCGGCCAAAACCGCTGTGGTATCCAGTGCACTTTTTGGCAGTATCTCCGGAAGCGGAGTGGCTAATGTCTCTGTTACCGGAAATTATACTATTCCTTTAATGAAAAGATTGGGTTATGACCCTGATTTTGCTGCCGGAGTGGAAGCTATTGCTTCAACCGGTGGTGGTATTACCCCTCCTATTATGAGTGTAGCAGCATTTATCATGGCCGAATTTTTAGGGTTACCTTACATGAAAATTATTGGTTATGCTTTGATACCCTGCTTACTTTATTATACTGGTATCTTTGCTGGGGTTCATTTTGAGACCATACGTTGTGGATTAGCAGCTGTACCAAAAAGTGAAATTCCCAGTTGGAAGAGTATTTTAACATTTAAAAGGCTTGCCTCATTAGTTATTCCCACCGGAGTTCTATTATATTTTATAGCCAAAGGAGTTCCCCTTGTTTTTGCCGGATTTTATGCTTGTGTGGCTATAGTAATTGTCTTTTTGTTATCTAATCTTTCCCTGTCCGGAGCAAAAGAGACAATTATTCAGATAGGGAAGGGATTGAGCGAGGGAGGATTAGGATTAGCGAAAATTGTTCCCATCCTGGTTTCAGTTAATATATTAGTGAATATGATAGGAATCACCGGAATAGCCCCAAAATTAAGTGGATTAATATTGGATATTGGGGGAGAGAATCTATTTTTAGCGCTTTTTATTGCCACCATTATTCCTTTCCTATTGGGAACCTCTCTTCCAGTAGTTCCTACCTATATATTGTCTCTTTCTATCCTGGCACCCTCACTCTTGGAATTGGGAATCGATGAGATAACTGTACACTTGTTTTTTATTTACTGGGCAATTTTAGGCGGGGTAACACCTCCTACCTGCACCCAGGCAATTGTTGCCGCTGGCATTGCTAAAAGTAATTGGTTTAAAACTGCCATAGTTGCAGTGAAACTTGGTATTGTGGCCTTTATTATACCTTACTTTTTTGTCCTTAATCCCGCACTTGTTGCCCGGGGTGACTTTCTTATTGTAATCATTTGCAGTGTAAGTGCATTTATAGGTGCAATTATGATGGCTTTTGGTTTCTTTGCTCGTATAGACAGTCATTTTCACCTTATACTAAGGATATTATTTGTCGGAAGTGGTCTATTGTTGATGTATCCTAACTATACTCTTTCAGCTATTGGTTTTTTGATTGGAGTTCCACTCTTTTTATTTCAATCCTCTATAAATAAAAAATTAGACACTGTAGATGCGTAG